CGCCTCATTTCAGGAATATTTGCTGATCGATCAATACCAACCCCATGTGGAGCACTACAGTAAGCAGGGCAATCGGGAGTGGCTGTTCAGAGAGTATGACAGCGTTAGTGATCAATTGCTGATGCGATCGATTCAGGTTGAAGTATCGCTAGCAGAGTTATATGAAGGAATTGAGTTTGCAAGTAATTAATTAAGCCGCTTCGATCATTCAAGTATTGGAATAAGGTTATGGATCGCCAGGAATTTATCGATCGCCTTAAAACTTTTCCACCCAATCGCTAATCCAACTCAAAGTCTCTTGCACTAACTCCATCGTGGCCGCCTCGCAATAGAGCCGCAACACAGGCTCCGTCCCACTAAACCTTACCAGCAACCAGCTTTGATCCGCCAATCGAAACTTAAACCCATCCCGACTATCGATCGCCACCACCTTACGCCCCGCCACTTCGTCCAGGGGATTAGCGCTGAGGTAGGCCATTAGCTTGTCCTTGATCTCCAGGCTGGACAGGCGTTTATCGATTCGATCGTACTCAGAATGATAATCAGTCTTGTCGCGCAAATTCTGATAGAGATCGCTGAGATCTTGTTTGGCCGTAGCGATCGCTTCCAGCACATACAGCGCCGACAGCAGCGCGTCACGTTCGGGGATATGATTGCCATAACCCACGCCACCGGATTCCTCGCCGCCGATCATTGGTGGATTGCCCTGCGCCTTTAGCTCTAGCATTCGCTCCGCAATATATTTATAGCCCACCGGGGTTTCATAGGTAGGCAGATCATAGAGTGCCGCCACCCTGGGCATGAGATCAGCGCCGCTGATCGTTTTGATCAATTCGCCACTAAAACCACGATTTTGCGCCAGATGGGAAATTAAAATTGGGATCAATATCTGTGTGCTCAGGAAATTGCCCGCACTATCAACCGCCGCGATCCGATCGGCATCGCCATCAAATACCAAGCCCACGGACAATTTTTCGGGGTTTTGGCGATGGAATTCTTTGATTTGCGCTAGCAATCGCTCCATATAACGGGGCAATGGTTCCGGTGCGCCACCACCAAACAACGGATCAGCGATGGTATTTAATTCATGAATACTGCCACTTGCCCCAGATTTCTCGCCCACCTGCAAAATCCGCTCCAGGCCAGTCGCTGCCGCCCCATGCATCACATCCGCAAAAACAGTTAATTCCCCACTGCGGATTTGCTCGCGGATTAAATCAATATCAACCTTGGTGCGCAATGCAGCACAATAGCTCTGCCAGGGATCGAATGAGGTAATTTTTCCAGGCGATCGCTGCTCTGGTTGGGGGAACTTAGCCGGATTATTAACTCTTGCTTCCACCTGCTTAGTCAATTCTGGCGCAACCGAACCACCAAACGCCCCTTTGATTTTCAAGCCCGAATAGATC
The sequence above is a segment of the Pseudanabaena sp. PCC 7367 genome. Coding sequences within it:
- a CDS encoding phosphoglucomutase/phosphomannomutase family protein, producing MPEEQTLTPPIRFGTDGWRGVIAAEFTFDRLALVAPVAAQVMAETFGDQSAQPNLIIVGYDRRFLSPEFAQSVADAVSQAGFDVLLANGYAPTPAFSWAAFEQKALGALVITASHNPAIYSGLKIKGAFGGSVAPELTKQVEARVNNPAKFPQPEQRSPGKITSFDPWQSYCAALRTKVDIDLIREQIRSGELTVFADVMHGAAATGLERILQVGEKSGASGSIHELNTIADPLFGGGAPEPLPRYMERLLAQIKEFHRQNPEKLSVGLVFDGDADRIAAVDSAGNFLSTQILIPILISHLAQNRGFSGELIKTISGADLMPRVAALYDLPTYETPVGYKYIAERMLELKAQGNPPMIGGEESGGVGYGNHIPERDALLSALYVLEAIATAKQDLSDLYQNLRDKTDYHSEYDRIDKRLSSLEIKDKLMAYLSANPLDEVAGRKVVAIDSRDGFKFRLADQSWLLVRFSGTEPVLRLYCEAATMELVQETLSWISDWVEKF